Proteins encoded by one window of Yamadazyma tenuis chromosome 2, complete sequence:
- a CDS encoding uncharacterized protein (MEROPS:MER0001911; EggNog:ENOG503NV70; COG:O) codes for MSEQGDVGNSVAQTASVASVTSAPKRSIVSVNPGQQKSKGPNFFIRFIRSVFGYRKTSLSFFVFVTFVAVYLLSYVDNSLEWSVSLPSDELESSLLDASWTDLQHIGEFKHPYGSVGNDYVHDYIEQKVKRLIKESKLPYIEYDNDLNNNNSILFKDTSGYVSYYESNNILVRINGTRDDLPALLISAHFDSVPSSYGITDDGAGIASLLGVLDYFTSEKVPQPTRTIIFNFNNNEEFGLYGAYAFLNHPWSKLVKYFINLEGTGEGGKAILFRGTDYEITKEYNAVRFPYASSIFQQAFNSRIIHSETDYKVYFETGGMRGIDIAFYKPRDIYHTGYDDISHTSKKALWHMLSSALDFVESVSSKELDIDQAYLEAEKPSKQFASFVSFLNFFFIVSLPKLIIFNISLLVLVPVVCFFLLLIIFGYKQNWRLGFVNSVKFPISLVFSVFVVDFAKQTMIQFFEFSPNSSATSMALTLSAVFLFSNYLILNGINFLFRNYKFIQHDEKLIVIIQISFAYWVLLIASTVRLSSNKFGNDHTGEALLTVLFVIQSAGAIFGLLGWCFKASKQDLEYELTAAGATQPLLVAQTDEYGAADHDHHTHSDNSSLISIDSYTARRKLSLIQKTFSYDWLIQFLIVAPIPLLIIYNNSWLILSGINKSIQESYKSELFIYKLIEYIGVVCVFPILPFVFKINKIIIYTVIVGAVLNCGILYASNPFNAENPMKLRFIQTANASADISESYATVVGRYGSGFEDLLKDMPSVKASGLDVNCTEPLDGLTTCSYKTPLSPKLVPGATSFSDYLSVDILKNSSSSAFGLLNGEIQINAHGSSMCSVLFDSSRTKDLPVKTVIVYNHDKTNGTVSSMATPEGFSVDKDGNFIYKDLAGLPGFKLNKLDDEKPFHIAFQWLPSLLDSDYTTSKDSLSVAIKCLWGNLGDGDSLVPAYKELNHYSPTTVSWSNLAGGMVSVSTTIEI; via the coding sequence ATGAGTGAACAAGGAGACGTGGGCAATTCTGTGGCCCAAACAGCTTCCGTGGCTTCTGTGACTTCAGCACCCAAAAGGTCAATTGTTAGCGTCAATCCCGGCCAACAAAAGTCCAAGGGTCCAAACTTCTTTATTCGCTTCATAAGGTCAGTGTTTGGATACAGAAAGACATCCCTCTCGttctttgtgtttgtgacATTTGTGGCTGTTTATTTGTTGTCCTACGTGGACAACAGTCTCGAATGGTCAGTTAGCTTGCCGTCCGATGAATTGGAATCATCTCTTTTAGATGCTTCTTGGACTGACTTGCAGCATATTGGAGAATTTAAACATCCTTATGGTTCAGTGGGAAATGACTATGTCCATGATTATATTGAACAGAAGGTCAAGCgcttgatcaaagaatcTAAGCTCCCCTATATCGAGTATGACAATGACTTGAATAATAACAATTCTATATTGTTCAAGGATACTTCTGGATATGTCAGTTATTATGAAAGCAACAACATTCTTGTTAGAATCAATGGAACCAGAGACGACTTACCAGCGTTGTTGATCAGTGCTCACTTCGACTCTGTACCTTCTAGTTACGGTATCACTGACGATGGTGCTGGAATTGCTTCTCTCTTGGGAGTATTAGACTACTTTACCTCGGAGAAGGTTCCTCAGCCAACCAGAACCATtattttcaacttcaataacaACGAAGAATTCGGCTTGTATGGGGCCTATGCTTTCTTAAACCATCCATGGTCCAAACTCGTCAAATACtttatcaacttggaagGTACTGGTGAAGGTGGTAAAGCTATCTTATTCAGAGGAACTGATTATGAGATCACTAAAGAGTATAATGCGGTTAGATTCCCATATGCTTCTTCCATCTTCCAGCAAGCTTTCAACAGTAGGATTATCCACAGTGAAACTGACTACAAAGTGTACTTTGAAACTGGTGGAATGAGAGGAATTGACATTGCCTTCTACAAACCAAGAGACATTTACCACACCGGATACGATGATATTAGCCATACTTCTAAGAAGGCCTTGTGGCACATGCTTTCCAGTGCCTTGGACTTTGTCGAAAGTGTCAGCtccaaagaacttgatattGATCAAGCTTACCTTGAAGCAGAAAAGCCATCTAAGCAGTTTGCTTCGTTTGTTTCTTTCCtcaactttttcttcattgttTCCTTACCAAAGTTGATAATTTTCAACATCAGTTTATTGGTGCTCGTTCCTGTTGTgtgcttcttcttgttgttaATTATATTCGGCTACAAACAAAACTGGAGATTGGGTTTTGTCAACTCGGTCAAGTTtccaatttctttggttttctCCGTATTTGTGGTTGACTTTGCTAAACAAACAATgatccaattctttgagTTTTCTCCTAATTCAAGTGCCACCAGCATGGCTCTCACTTTGTCTGCTGTGTTCTTATTCTCCAAttacttgattttgaacgGAATCAATTTCCTCTTCAGAAACTATAAGTTTATCCAACACgatgaaaagttgattgtTATCATTCAAATCTCTTTTGCTTATTGGGTTTTATTGATAGCATCGACTGTGAGATTGTCAAGCAACAAGTTCGGAAATGACCACACTGGTGAGGCCCTTCTTACTGTCTTATTTGTCATTCAGTCTGCAGGAGCCATATTTGGTTTATTGGGATGGTGTTTTAAAGCCTCCAAACAGGACTTAGAATATGAGCTTACTGCAGCCGGTGCCACGCAGCCATTGCTTGTTGCTCAAACTGATGAATACGGAGCTGCTGACCATGACCACCACACTCATTCTGACAACTCgtctttgatttcaattGATTCTTACACGGCTCGGAGAAAGTTGTCATTGATTCAGAAGACTTTCAGCTACGACTGGCTTatccaatttttgattGTTGCTCCCATTCCTTTATTGATCATTTATAATAACTCATGGTTAATTTTATCCGGGATCAACAAATCCATCCAGGAGTCCTACAAGAGTGAATTGTTTATTTACAAGCTCATTGAGTACATTGGAGTTGTTTGCGTGTTTCCAATTTTACCATTtgttttcaagatcaacaaaatcatcatctACACTGTCATCGTTGGTGCCGTCTTAAACTGTGGTATATTATATGCTTCAAACCCATTCAACGCTGAGAACCCAATGAAATTGAGATTCATTCAGACTGCTAATGCAAGTGCTGATATTTCTGAGTCCTATGCGACAGTAGTAGGTAGATACGGCAGCGGTTTCGAGGACCTTTTGAAGGATATGCCTTCTGTTAAAGCTTCTGGGCTTGATGTGAACTGTACAGAGCCTTTGGATGGTTTAACCACTTGTTCCTATAAGACCCCGTTGTCTCCTAAGTTGGTTCCTGGTGCTACTTCTTTCAGTGATTATTTGAGTGTcgatatcttgaagaactcgaGCTCATCGGCATTTGGGTTGTTAAATGGTGAAATTCAAATTAATGCTCATGGAAGTAGTATGTGCAGTGTGCTATTTGACTCTTCGAGAACCAAAGACTTACCTGTCAAAACGGTAATAGTTTATAATCATGATAAGACGAATGGTACTGTTAGCTCCATGGCCACCCCAGAAGGATTTTCAGTTGATAAGGATGGTAACTTCATTTATAAGGATCTTGCTGGGCTTCCCGgtttcaaattgaacaagcttGATGACGAAAAGCCTTTCCATATCGCTTTTCAATGGTTGCCAAGTCTACTTGACTCTGACTATACTACTTCAAAGGATTCCTTAAGTGTCGCTATAAAATGTCTTTGGGGTAACTTAGGAGATGGAGACTCGCTCGTGCCAGCTTATAAAGAACTAAACCACTATTCGCCCACTACTGTAAGCTGGTCCAATTTGGCAGGTGGTATGGTTTCTGTTAGCACTACTATTGAAATCTAA
- the HEM12 gene encoding Uroporphyrinogen decarboxylase in heme biosynthesis (COG:H; BUSCO:EOG09262JZK; EggNog:ENOG503NWZ0), giving the protein MGEFAPLKNDLILRAARGEKVERPPIWIMRQAGRYLPEYHEVKGKRDFFETCRDAEIASEITIQPINHFNGLIDAAIIFSDILVVPQVMGFDIEMVEGKGPVFVDPLRTPADLARVNYKPDVLKGLDWAFKSITLTRKKLEGRVPLLGFCGSPWTLLVYMVEGQGSKMYRFVKQWIYEYVEESHKLLQAITDCCVEFLAQQIVAGAQMIQVFDSWAGELGPAEFAEFSLPYLKQIAEKLPIRLVELGVQEKIPMTVFPKGAWYALDELCDIGYDAISLDWLYDPEDAVKVVNGRRITLQGNLDPGVMYGSEKTISKKVEKMIQGFGGGKQNYIINFGHGTHPFMEPAKIEHFLKECHRFGSQ; this is encoded by the exons ATGGGTGAATTTGCTCCTTTAAAAAACGACTTGATTCTTAGAGCTGCCAGAGGTGAAAAGGTCGAAAGACCACCAATATGGATCATG AGACAAGCTGGAAGATATCTACCAGAATACCATGAAGTTAAAGGAAAGAGAGATTTCTTCGAGACTTGCAGAGACGCCGAAATCGCCAGTGAAATCACCATCCAGCCAATAAACCACTTCAACGGGTTGATTGACGCAGCCATTATTTTCAGTGATATCTTGGTGGTACCCCAGGTTATGGGGTTCGACATTGAAATGGTTGAAGGTAAAGGTCCTGTGTTTGTTGATCCATTAAGGACCCCAGCCGACTTGGCCAGAGTCAACTACAAGCCGGACGTATTGAAAGGCTTGGATTGGGCATTTAAATCCATTACTTTaacaagaaagaagttggaggGAAGAGTTCCATTACTCGGATTCTGTGGGTCTCCTTGGACTTTGTTGGTGTACATGGTAGAAGGACAAGGGTCAAAGATGTACCGGTTTGTCAAGCAATGGATCTACGAGTACGTGGAAGAGTCCCATAAATTGTTACAGGCGATTACTGACTGTTGCGTTGAGTTTTTGGCGCAACAGATTGTTGCAGGTGCCCAAATGATCCAGGTATTTGATTCTTGGGCCGGAGAATTAGGTCCTGCTGAGTTTGCCGAATTCTCATTGCCTTACTTGAAGCAAATCGCCGAAAAGCTCCCAATCAGATTGGTTGAGTTGGGTGTACAAGAGAAGATTCCCATGACGGTATTTCCAAAAGGTGCGTGGTATGCTTTGGATGAGCTTTGTGATATTGGATACGATGCCATCTCTTTGGATTGGTTATACGACCCAGAGGATGCTGTTAAGGTTGTAAATGGAAGAAGGATAACCTTGCAAGGAAACTTGGATCCGGGTGTTATGTACGGGTCTGAAAAGACGATTAGTAAAAAGGTTGAGAAGATGATCCAAGGATTTGGGGGTGGTAAACAGAACTACATTATTAACTTTGGACATGGGACTCATCCGTTCATGGAGCCTGCCAAAATTGAGcatttcttgaaagaaTGCCATAGATTTGGTAGCCAATAG
- a CDS encoding uncharacterized protein (BUSCO:EOG09262BCZ; COG:A; EggNog:ENOG503NUJE) has translation MSGKNIPKNSLYVFSLSQELVESLELVKFDVSEQHNLETAPKALKVQRLRDDDDDDLTKYNQKREAKGLSRLTEDEFDRLLEQGSVESISGSDTDSSSDSEDEDDALYKRLTETKISEAIIDETSNASHLNSKSSSIFFKSSMLSGDKHLGAFKALFSPKEMMDPITSLKTWSDLQDTGKSALFMMGGGHFAGAIISHRRKNIKGNAVNHKLSVEEQKVEIIKSKTFHRYTTRRKQGGSQSANDNAKGNAKSVGSSIRRYMEQALIQEIRDLLKSWESDLNQCKSIFIRANASQGKKTLVGYEGAVIKQGDVRIKSFPFTTKRATTSELKRAWTQLAYLSITDAVKEDKSLKERLLKQQENLIKSTQQKQHTKEQEITESDKQTVDLLGFAKRQKAPMLINFLKKHNLSPNLELTPTSQYVLTPTLLHFAAANGLTHIVQVLLVNLKADPTLKSTSGKVAAELSSNKQTRSIFQLARHKLGDDYCDWDAAKVGDAMTKEQIEKEEQEENEKIRLEKQRQIQEQLDLKTEMELKKPTFSSGGQLGGVSLLSSTSGLNEDQKSRVLREQRARAAEARMKKFEA, from the coding sequence ATGTCTGGAAAGAACATACCCAAGAACAGTTTGTACGTGTTTAGTCTTTCACAGGAACTAGTGGAAAGCCTTGAGCTTGTAAAGTTCGATGTGTCTGAACAGCATAACTTGGAGACCGCACCAAAGGCTTTGAAAGTCCAGAGACTCcgtgatgatgatgatgatgatctCACCAAGTACAACCAAAAGAGAGAGGCAAAAGGGTTGAGTAGACTAACTGAGGACGAGTTTGACAGATTATTGGAACAAGGATCTGTCGAGAGTATCTCAGGTTCTGATACTGATTCTTCCAGTGATTcagaagatgaggatgatgCTCTCTATAAGCGTCTTACAGAAACAAAGATATCGGAAGCGattattgatgaaactTCCAACGCCTCACACTTGAACTCGAAGTCTTCATCcatattcttcaagtcccTGATGCTTTCAGGTGACAAACATCTTGGAGCTTTCAAAGCAttgttttcaccaaagGAAATGATGGACCCAATCACATCTTTAAAGACATGGTCAGATCTACAGGATACCGGCAAGTCTGCACTTTTCATGATGGGAGGAGGGCATTTCGCTGGTGCCATTATTTCCCACAGAAGGAAGAACATAAAGGGAAATGCAGTGAATCATAAGCtttctgttgaagaacaaaaagttgaaatcaTAAAGTCCAAGACTTTTCATCGGTATACCACCAGAAGAAAACAAGGTGGATCACAGAGTGCAAATGACAATGCGAAGGGAAATGCCAAATCTGTTGGGTCCAGTATCCGTAGATACATGGAACAAGCTCTTATACAAGAGATCCGAGATTTGCTCAAGCTGTGGGAAAGTGACTTAAACCAGTGTAAATCCATATTCATAAGAGCCAATGCTTCACAAGGGAAGAAAACTTTGGTGGGATATGAAGGTGCGGTTATCAAACAAGGTGATGTCAGAATCAAAAGTTTCCCTTTCACAACCAAGAGAGCTACCACTTCTGAATTGAAGAGAGCCTGGACACAGTTGGCATATTTGAGCATTACAGATGCAGTCAAAGAAGACAAACTGTTGAAGGAAAGACTCCTAAAACAACAGGAAAACCTTATCAAATCCACACAGCAGAAGCAACACACCAAGGAGCAAGAAATTACGGAATCAGATAAACAAACGGTCGACTTGTTAGGGTTTGCAAAGAGGCAGAAAGCTCCAATGTTGAttaacttcttgaagaaacatAACCTCTCTCCAAATTTGGAGTTGACCCCAACTTCCCAGTATGTACTTACACCAACCTTGTTGCATTTTGCTGCTGCAAATGGTTTGACGcatattgttcaagttctatTGGTGAATTTAAAGGCAGACCCTACACTTAAAAGTACACTGGGAAAAGTTGCAGCCGAGTTGAGTTCCAATAAACAGACAAGGCTGATTTTTCAATTGGCTCGACACAAGTTGGGTGACGACTATTGTGACTGGGATGCAGCCAAGGTGGGGGATGCTATGACGAAAGAGCAGatagaaaaagaagagcaaGAGGAGAATGAAAAAATTAGATTAGAAAAACAGAGACAGATCCAAGAGCAATTAGATTTGAAGACTgagatggagttgaaaaaACCCACATTCTCTAGCGGGGGGCAGTTGGGAGGAGTATCTTTACTTTCCAGTACCAGTGGATTAAACGAAGACCAAAAATCGAGAGTTTTGAGAGAGCAAAGAGCTCGAGCAGCCGAAGCCagaatgaagaagtttgaggCTTAA
- the RDH54 gene encoding helicase (COG:A; EggNog:ENOG503NU8Z), which yields MNIPNILNVNTQVNSCSQKTDEKSGKRFMVQWRKVTNKKNKTWDGDGIIDVKGSSITAKIDGRTITKIIPRTDGIFKVGGYELEVDCEIGGSDKQERPLQLEQAKTTPHLAQIPSFKKLMPSLTKVKKPLFQKTEDSFVMKKGKETDTDVIIDPILSKVLRPHQKEGVSFMYNGVMGYSFGANGVLLADDMGLGKTLMSITLIWTLIKQSPNPEKKNEANKVLIMCPVTLINNWRREFKKWLNINQIGILVVDNNSTNYKQDLRNFSKSSAYQVMIMSYERLLNCEEEMLDIKFDLLVCDEGHKLKNNTNKSLKILTNMDVSKKVLLSGTPIQNNLTEFYTLINFINPGAFGTFTSFQKKFIKPIEMSREVNCYNKEVIKMGKTASKELSSITKTFVLRRTNDILFKYLSSKTDVLLFVKPSHQQLELFDLIMSNCSFADYDNNNVLNLINVFKKICNSPSLLQDDNLFNSLSGGYKTELSTSSGKIDLLIMMLIEIINEKKEKLVIVSNYTKTLDLLEKVLKKLNFEFLRLDGSTNPSTRTSIINQFNNVSFPRYPIFLLSSKSGGFGINLIGASRLILFDNDWNPSNDLQAMSRIYRDGQLKPVFIYRFFTTGCLDEKIFQRQLMKNNLSDKFLNDSKANSNVFDMNDLKDLFTVHEYTNCNTHDLLECDCGGQGDTQQLEPEVSDILTSEADNEDAQQSAVRSSSLSDGGWVSALNYSQMDQAGSRKKQSFKNALSDYKHHDPKINAFNCPDDIVQTIIKKTKSNTAISYVFTKVSNPVGKGPLLEDSSKENSVESATPEVDHFSPDPLNKSSPIFYESDYEPSQ from the exons ATGAATATACCTAATATTTTAAACGTGAACACGCAGGTGAATAGCTG TTCACAGAAAACAGATGAAAAGTCGGGTAAACGGTTCATGGTGCAATGGAGAAAAGTCacaaacaagaagaataaaACATGGGATGGAGACGGCATCATAGATGTCAAGGGTTCTTCAATTACTGCAAAAATTGACGGTagaaccatcaccaagatAATTCCTAGAACCGATGGTATTTTCAAAGTGGGAGGCTACGAATTGGAAGTGGACTGTGAAATAGGAGGGTCTGATAAGCAAGAACGCCCTCTCCAGCTTGAACAGGCCAAAACAACCCCCCATCTTGCTCAAATACCATCGTTCAAGAAGCTTATGCCCAGCTTAACCAAGGTTAAAAAACCACTTTTCCAGAAAACTGAAGATTCATTTGTGATGAAGAAGGGCAAAGAGACTGATACTGATGTCATTATAGACCCAATACTACTGAAAGTTTTACGTCCGCACCAGAAGGAAGGAGTCAGTTTCATGTATAATGGGGTAATGGGCTACAGTTTCGGAGCCAATGGAGTTTTATTGGCAGATGATATGGGGTTGGGCAAAACTTTGATGTCTATAACGCTTATCTGGACATTAATAAAACAAAGTCCAAACccagaaaagaaaaatgaAGCTAATAAGGTGTTGATAATGTGTCCTGTTACGTTGATTAACAATTGGAGGCGAGAATTCAAAAAGTGGTTAAACATCAACCAGATTGGCATTTTGGTGGTCGATAACAACTCCACTAATTACAAACAAGACCTACGGAACTTTAGCAAGTCATCTGCGTACCAGGTGATGATCATGAGTTATGAGAGACTATTGAAttgtgaagaagaaatgcTTGATATTAAATTTGATTTATTGGTGTGTGATGAAGGACACAAATTAAAGAATAACACGAAcaagtcattgaagatattgaCAAACATGGATGTCTCAAAGAAGGTATTGTTATCTGGAACCCCTATacaaaacaacttgactgAGTTCTACACTTTAATCAACTTTATAAATCCAGGTGCATTTGGCACTTTTACCAGCTTTCAAAAGAAGTTCATTAAGCCAATCGAGATGAGCAGAGAGGTCAACTGCTACAATAAGGAAGTCATCAAGATGGGTAAAACTGCCAGTAAAGAGTTGAGTTCTATTACAAAGACTTTTGTTCTAAGAAGAACAAACGAtattctcttcaaatacttgagCTCTAAGACAGATGTATTGCTATTTGTCAAGCCAAGCCACCAACAATTAGAACTATTTGATCTAATTATGTCAAACTGCTCCTTCGCTGACTACGATAATAACAACGTCTTGAACCTTATCAAtgttttcaagaagatttgCAACTCGCCGTCTCTTCTCCAGGATGATAATCTATTCAATTCTCTTAGTGGCGGGTACAAAACGGAGTTACTGACTTCAAGCGGAAAAATTGATTTATTAATAATGATGCTTATAGAGATTATCAAcgaaaagaaagagaaattggTTATCGTGTCAAACTATACCAAAACTCTTGATCTTTTAgagaaggtgttgaagaagctaaACTTTGAATTCTTGCGATTGGATGGTTCAACTAATCCTTCAACTCGTACGTCGATTATAAACCAGTTCAACAATGTATCTTTTCCTAGATACCCCATATTTTTACTATCTTCTAAATCTGGAGGGTTTGGAATCAATCTTATTGGTGCCTCGAGATTGATCTTATTTGATAACGATTGGAATCCTTCTAATGACTTACAAGCCATGTCAAGGATATACAGAGATGGCCAATTGAAACCAGTGTTTATCTACAGGTTCTTTACCACCGGTTGTTTGGATGAAAAGATCTTTCAAAGACAGCTCATGAAGAATAATCTCAGtgacaagtttttgaatgATTCCAAGGCCAATCTGAATGTTTTTGATATGaatgacttgaaagatCTTTTCACTGTTCATGAGTACACCAATTGCAATACTCACGATCTTTTGGAATGTGATTGTGGAGGACAGGGAGATACACAACAGCTAGAACCAGAAGTCTCCGATATTCTTACCTCAGAAGCTGATAATGAAGATGCCCAACAATCAGCAGTGAGATCATCTTCACTTCTGGATGGTGGGTGGGTTTCAGCATTGAACTATAGTCAAATGGATCAGGCTGGGTCTAGAAAGAAGCaatccttcaaaaatgcATTATCTGATTACAAGCATCACGATCCTAAGATCAATGCTTTCAATTGTCCTGACGATATTGTTCAAACAATTATaaagaagacgaagagCAATACAGCTATTAGTTATGTATTTACTAAGGTTTCTAATCCGGTCGGCAAAGGCCCGTTACTTGAAGATAGCTCCAAAGAGAATTCGGTTGAATCTGCTACACCAGAAGTCGACCACTTTTCACCAGACCCTTTGAATAAGTCTTCGCCAATCTTCTATGAGTCGGATTACGAACCTCTGCaataa